A DNA window from Acidimicrobiia bacterium contains the following coding sequences:
- a CDS encoding GNAT family protein — protein sequence DDVVGYLQVSEEDSAQYRFAGIDLALRDDAQGRGLGSDAVRTIARFLLETRRHHRLTIDPALANARAIRCYEKVGFARVGVLREYERGTDGTWHDGLLMELFARDLVR from the coding sequence GACGACGTCGTCGGCTACCTCCAGGTCTCCGAAGAAGACAGCGCGCAGTACCGCTTCGCGGGCATCGACCTCGCGCTGCGCGACGACGCGCAAGGGCGCGGCCTCGGCTCCGACGCGGTGCGCACGATCGCGCGTTTCTTGCTCGAAACGCGCCGACACCACCGCCTCACGATCGATCCCGCGCTCGCGAACGCGCGCGCGATCCGCTGCTACGAGAAGGTCGGCTTCGCGCGCGTCGGTGTGTTGCGCGAGTACGAGCGCGGCACCGACGGCACCTGGCATGACGGCCTGCTGATGGAACTGTTCGCCCGCGATCTCGTGCGTTAG